Proteins found in one Planctomycetes bacterium MalM25 genomic segment:
- the btrR gene encoding L-glutamine:2-deoxy-scyllo-inosose aminotransferase: protein MKTCQPEEHPTMSAGKPRHSAVSAAWPRLDDQQIEAATRVLRSGRLNYWTGEEGRRFEQEFADYHNRRHAVALSNGTVALELALIAFGIGPGDEVIVPSRTFIATASAVAIRGAKPVFADIDHESQNLTACTASPLITPRTKAIICVHLAGWPCELDALQDLAKEQGLILIEDCAQAHGARYRGEPVGSFGHAAAFSFCQDKIMTTAGEGGMLLLNDTDAWQKAWSYKDHGKSWEAVHERQHPPGFRWLHDSFGTNWRMTEVQSAIGRLQLRKLDQWVSIRRSNAMEIVHGIAPCSALRTPTPPRHIDHAYYKLYSFVDQKQLRAGWDRDRILHTLAEHGQRGLSGSCSEIYREHAVPADWRPVSARPVAKQLGDASLMFLCDPTISPNEMQATCRTVRNVMELASKPSRYAA from the coding sequence ATGAAGACCTGCCAGCCCGAAGAACACCCGACAATGAGTGCAGGCAAGCCGCGGCATAGCGCCGTGTCAGCCGCTTGGCCCCGGCTGGACGATCAGCAGATCGAGGCCGCTACGCGAGTGCTTCGCTCGGGCCGACTCAACTATTGGACCGGGGAAGAAGGCCGCCGGTTTGAACAAGAGTTCGCAGACTACCATAATCGTCGCCACGCGGTCGCACTGTCCAATGGAACCGTCGCGTTAGAACTCGCGCTGATCGCCTTCGGGATTGGCCCCGGCGACGAAGTGATTGTTCCATCACGCACCTTCATCGCCACAGCTAGCGCCGTAGCAATTCGGGGCGCGAAGCCCGTCTTCGCGGACATCGATCACGAATCTCAGAACCTCACGGCGTGCACGGCGAGTCCGCTGATCACCCCAAGGACCAAGGCGATCATATGCGTTCACCTTGCCGGCTGGCCCTGTGAGCTAGACGCCCTGCAAGACCTTGCTAAGGAGCAGGGGTTAATCCTGATCGAAGACTGCGCGCAGGCGCACGGTGCAAGATATCGCGGTGAGCCGGTAGGTTCTTTCGGTCACGCCGCGGCATTCTCCTTCTGTCAGGACAAGATCATGACGACCGCCGGCGAAGGAGGCATGCTTCTGCTCAACGACACGGACGCATGGCAGAAAGCCTGGAGCTACAAGGATCACGGGAAGAGCTGGGAGGCGGTCCACGAGCGTCAGCACCCGCCGGGATTCCGTTGGTTGCATGACAGCTTTGGCACCAATTGGAGAATGACGGAAGTGCAATCTGCAATCGGCCGATTGCAGCTGAGGAAACTCGACCAATGGGTCTCTATACGCCGCAGCAATGCCATGGAGATTGTCCATGGAATAGCACCGTGCAGTGCACTGAGAACACCAACCCCCCCCCGCCATATCGATCACGCGTACTACAAACTGTACTCGTTCGTTGACCAGAAGCAACTTCGCGCGGGGTGGGACCGCGACCGCATCCTGCACACGCTGGCAGAACATGGGCAACGTGGCTTAAGCGGTTCATGCAGCGAAATCTATCGTGAGCATGCCGTCCCGGCCGACTGGCGTCCGGTCAGCGCGAGGCCTGTCGCCAAGCAACTTGGGGATGCGAGCTTGATGTTCCTTTGCGATCCAACTATCTCGCCGAACGAGATGCAGGCAACATGCCGAACCGTCCGGAATGTGATGGAACTGGCCTCTAAGCCGTCCCGGTATGCCGCATAA
- the tuaA gene encoding Putative undecaprenyl-phosphate N-acetylgalactosaminyl 1-phosphate transferase: protein MPRTATQERHGARVNRDRFKRFIDIAAALVGLAITGWLIGAAVLAARVDTGSSGLFRQRRIGRGGRLFWVNKIRTMRSNLGGCTSTASNDPRITRLGRVLRRTRIDELPQFWNVLIGEMSLVGPRPEVPKHLPMYRLLAPEVLSVRPGITCPATLLYRDEELLLAVSDDAEQLDREVLLPDKLRLNQNYVESYTIAGDLVCLFHTLTGSGPRIKRHEDLPARRTPDNECRQAAA from the coding sequence ATGCCTCGTACGGCCACACAAGAACGGCACGGAGCTCGAGTAAATCGAGATCGCTTCAAGCGTTTCATCGACATAGCGGCGGCGTTGGTCGGCTTGGCTATCACCGGATGGCTTATCGGGGCAGCGGTGCTCGCCGCACGGGTAGACACCGGCTCAAGCGGCCTATTCCGCCAGAGAAGGATTGGGCGTGGAGGCCGACTCTTCTGGGTCAATAAGATCCGCACGATGCGGTCCAATCTTGGTGGTTGCACATCGACCGCCTCGAATGACCCACGGATCACAAGGCTAGGCAGAGTGCTGCGAAGGACCAGGATCGACGAACTGCCGCAGTTCTGGAATGTGTTGATCGGTGAGATGTCGCTTGTAGGACCGCGACCAGAGGTTCCGAAGCACCTCCCGATGTACCGACTGCTGGCGCCGGAGGTCTTGAGCGTCCGCCCCGGCATAACTTGCCCCGCCACCCTGCTCTACCGAGATGAAGAGCTGCTACTAGCTGTGTCCGACGATGCTGAACAACTAGACCGTGAGGTGCTGCTGCCGGACAAACTGCGATTGAATCAAAACTACGTTGAAAGCTATACCATTGCGGGCGATCTCGTTTGCCTGTTTCACACGCTCACGGGGTCCGGCCCTCGTATTAAAAGACATGAAGACCTGCCAGCCCGAAGAACACCCGACAATGAGTGCAGGCAAGCCGCGGCATAG
- a CDS encoding putative glycosyl transferase, producing MKILAVYRHYWPDTTPYATLLRMILERLVEDGHSVTAFAGQPSYNGSTAAKRPWHETLSGIDIRRVALLPERKKQRLARGINVLIFLARAVVHSVLVRRYDLIVANAHPPIAIGVALRIIRWLTGAKYILHLQDIHPESLAEISASKKGSLYRLLRRIDSGSCGNADRLVTLSSDMKESLRERQTDLPPVSLINNCPQRTYADEAHPQAIHLGSADKTKLLFAGNLGRFQRLGSLVDAVKYVNHHDKLCMTMMGTGFLAEQLKQRADPNCVQLVDRQSLAVAHAAMRQADYGIVSLEPGVIKYAYPSKTMAYLSEGLPLLLIVEDDSELARLVRKEGLGVVAESSEPSGIGRAIDEAIERRDEWTIERRRQIARFCEHRFGAERMLQAWSDLISDLDASAATQAHSTKAAA from the coding sequence ATGAAGATCCTAGCCGTCTATCGCCACTACTGGCCCGACACCACACCGTACGCAACGCTCCTCAGGATGATTTTGGAGCGGCTCGTGGAAGATGGCCACTCCGTCACGGCGTTCGCCGGACAGCCGAGCTACAACGGATCGACCGCGGCGAAGAGGCCTTGGCATGAAACCCTGTCTGGGATCGACATCAGGCGGGTAGCGCTCCTTCCCGAGCGAAAGAAGCAGCGTCTTGCACGTGGGATCAACGTTCTGATTTTCCTAGCGCGTGCCGTTGTCCATTCGGTGCTTGTGCGACGGTACGACTTGATTGTCGCAAACGCCCACCCGCCAATCGCGATTGGCGTCGCATTGAGGATCATTCGATGGCTCACAGGGGCGAAGTACATCCTTCACCTCCAGGACATCCACCCCGAATCACTCGCAGAGATCAGCGCATCAAAGAAGGGGAGTTTGTACCGCTTGCTGCGACGGATCGATTCCGGATCATGCGGCAACGCCGACCGTCTCGTTACTCTTTCAAGCGACATGAAGGAGTCGCTGAGAGAACGTCAAACCGACCTCCCACCGGTCTCTCTAATCAACAACTGTCCCCAGAGAACCTATGCAGACGAGGCCCACCCACAGGCTATTCATTTGGGCTCAGCGGATAAAACCAAGCTGCTGTTCGCTGGGAACCTGGGGCGATTCCAAAGGCTCGGCTCCTTGGTTGATGCAGTCAAATATGTGAACCATCATGACAAGCTCTGCATGACCATGATGGGGACGGGGTTTCTCGCTGAGCAGCTGAAACAGAGGGCCGATCCGAACTGCGTACAGCTTGTAGACAGGCAGTCTCTAGCCGTGGCCCACGCGGCGATGCGTCAGGCCGACTATGGCATCGTGTCGCTCGAACCAGGCGTCATCAAGTACGCCTATCCCAGCAAGACGATGGCGTATCTATCAGAAGGCTTGCCGCTGCTCCTCATCGTCGAAGACGATTCCGAACTAGCCCGCTTAGTGCGGAAGGAAGGCCTCGGCGTAGTGGCTGAATCTTCTGAACCGAGTGGCATAGGCCGCGCGATCGATGAGGCGATCGAACGTCGCGACGAATGGACTATAGAGCGACGCCGTCAGATCGCCCGATTCTGCGAACACCGCTTTGGTGCTGAGCGGATGCTGCAGGCTTGGTCTGACCTGATCTCTGACCTCGACGCGAGCGCGGCCACACAGGCCCACTCAACAAAGGCAGCCGCATGA
- the wbpI gene encoding UDP-2,3-diacetamido-2,3-dideoxy-D-glucuronate 2-epimerase: MATKLKVMTVLGTRPEIIRLSRVLALLDKHVEHVLVHTGQNSDYELNEVFFEDLKVRQPDHFLGIRRDSLGVILGDVLMKSEVVLREEKPDAVLILGDTNSAFAGVLARRMKIPVYHMEAGNRCFDFNVPEEINRRIVDHISDFNLVYTEHARRNLLSEGIHPRRVYLTGSPMREVLDDNLPAIRASDAVERLGLTPQGYLLVSLHRAENVDIQDHLKQLLSVLNTLSERFDMPVIVSTHPRTRARLDDIDVPVDPRVQFLKPFGYHDYVKLQLDSFCTVSDSGTISEESSILGFPAVTTRTAMERPEAMESGHIVLTGLDTDTIVESVEFVTSNRDHASSHPIAAEYQVANVSHRVVKLILGTAKLGHLWDGIRAA; this comes from the coding sequence ATGGCGACCAAACTGAAGGTGATGACCGTCCTCGGGACGCGGCCGGAGATCATCCGGCTGTCGCGCGTCCTCGCGCTGCTCGACAAGCACGTCGAGCACGTGCTGGTCCACACGGGCCAGAACTCGGACTACGAGCTCAACGAGGTCTTCTTCGAGGACCTCAAGGTCCGGCAACCCGACCACTTCCTCGGCATCCGCCGCGACTCGCTCGGCGTGATCTTGGGGGACGTCTTGATGAAGTCAGAGGTCGTGCTCCGCGAGGAGAAACCCGACGCCGTCCTCATCCTCGGCGACACGAACAGCGCCTTCGCGGGCGTGCTGGCGCGGCGGATGAAGATCCCGGTCTACCACATGGAGGCCGGCAACCGTTGCTTCGACTTCAACGTCCCCGAGGAGATCAACCGGCGGATCGTCGACCACATCAGCGACTTCAACCTGGTCTACACCGAGCACGCCCGGCGCAACCTGCTGTCCGAGGGCATTCACCCGCGGCGGGTCTACCTGACTGGCTCGCCGATGCGTGAGGTGCTGGACGACAACCTGCCCGCCATCCGGGCATCCGACGCCGTGGAGCGTCTCGGTCTCACGCCGCAGGGCTATCTGCTGGTCAGCCTGCACCGGGCGGAGAACGTCGACATCCAGGACCACCTGAAGCAGCTCCTGAGCGTGCTCAACACGCTAAGCGAGCGTTTCGATATGCCGGTTATCGTCAGCACCCACCCGCGCACTCGGGCGCGGCTCGACGACATCGATGTGCCGGTCGATCCCCGCGTGCAATTCCTTAAACCGTTCGGCTATCACGATTATGTGAAGCTGCAGCTCGATTCGTTCTGCACCGTGTCGGACAGCGGCACGATCAGCGAGGAGAGCTCGATCCTCGGCTTCCCCGCCGTGACGACCCGCACCGCGATGGAGCGTCCCGAGGCGATGGAATCGGGGCACATCGTGCTGACCGGTTTGGACACGGACACGATCGTGGAGTCGGTCGAGTTCGTAACGAGCAATCGCGACCACGCCAGCAGCCACCCGATCGCCGCGGAGTACCAAGTGGCGAACGTCTCCCACCGCGTCGTGAAGCTGATCCTGGGGACGGCCAAGCTGGGCCACCTGTGGGACGGCATCCGCGCGGCTTGA